In a genomic window of Xenopus laevis strain J_2021 chromosome 5S, Xenopus_laevis_v10.1, whole genome shotgun sequence:
- the d2hgdh.S gene encoding D-2-hydroxyglutarate dehydrogenase, mitochondrial isoform X3: MDKVISFDQVSGALVCQSGCILESLNQYLEGQGYIMPLDLGAKGSCHIGGNLATNAGGLRLLRYGSLRGTVLGLEAVLPDGSVLNCLNSLRKDNTGYDLKQLFIGSEGTLGVITAVSILCPRKPRSANVALLGCESFSKVLQVFTLCRDHLGEILSAYEFQDLESMRVVQTHLKLTNPLQDSAFYILIETAGSCEHHDEEKLNAFLEKALESGLVTSGTVATDRGKIKSLWALRECITEALAHDGYVYKYDLSIPVEKLYDLVEETRARLGTTARRVVGYGHLGDGNLHLNITSETKSESLLAALEPFVYEWTAQHNGSISAEHGLGFKKRDHIYYSKSREAVQLMQKLKKMLDPKGIMNPYKTIPSAD; encoded by the exons ATGGACAAAGTCATCAGTTTTGATCAGGTGTCTG GTGCCTTGGTCTGCCAGTCTGGATGTATTCTGGAGTCACTAAACCAGTACCTTGAAGGACAAGGATATATAATGCCACTTGACCTTGGGGCAAAGGGAAGTTGTCACATTGGAGGCAATTTAGCTACAAATGCTGGTGGCCTAAGACTCCTTAGATACGGTTCACTAAGAGGGACAGTCCTGGGGCTAGAAGCG GTGCTCCCAGATGGCTCCGTCCTAAACTGCCTCAACTCACTTCGTAAAGACAACACCGGCTATGATCTGAAGCAGCTTTTCATTGGCTCTGAAGGGACCCTGGGAGTAATAACCGCTGTATCCATCCTCTGTCCTCGAAAGCCCAGATCTGCCAATGTAGCATTGCTGG GTTGTGAAAGTTTCTCTAAAGTCCTGCAAGTCTTCACTCTCTGCAGGGATCACCTTGGGGAGATTCTATCTGCGTATGAGTTCCAGGACCTAGAGTCTATGAGAGTGGTCCAGACACACCTGAAACTGACTAACCCTTTGCAAG ACAGTGCATTCTACATATTAATAGAAACAGCTGGTTCCTGCGAGCATCATGACGAGGAGAAGCTCAATGCATTTTTGGAAAAAGCTCTGGAATCTGGTCTGGTGACCTCAGGCACAGTAGCTACGGACCGAGGAAAAATAAAG TCTCTATGGGCCCTCCGAGAATGTATAACAGAGGCTCTTGCTCACGATGGCTACGTGTACAAATATGACCTGTCCATACCTGTGGAGAAGCTGTATGATTTGGTGGAAGAAACAAGGGCTCGATTAGGCACAACTGCTCGACGAGTGGTAGGCTACGGACATTTAG GTGATGGGAACTTGCACTTAAATATCACATCAGAGACAAAAAGCGAGTCCTTACTGGCTGCTTTGGAGCCCTTTGTTTATGAATGGACAGCTCAACACAATGGTAGCATCAGTGCAGAACATGGCTTGGGATTCAAAAAGAGAGATCACATCTATTACAGCAAATCCAGAGAGGCGGTGCAACTAATGCAAAAACTCAAAAAGATGCTGGATCCAAAGGGCATCATGAATCCTTACAAAACCATACCATCAGCTGACTAA